AATGACAATGCGTGGCTGTCACCCAGGGCTCTGACGTTGGACAGAGGCGCACTGGAGCCTCTATGGCAGCTGGTAGTCTGCACTCTGCCCCCTCAGCGTCAACACACGGACCGATTTGAGTGACTGAgctagaggctgctgcccacACTGCTGGTGGAACAGCAGAGGCAGCAGCTTGAGAAACAAGACTAAATTCATGAGGGCGGAAAGTTGATAGTGGACTGGACAACTGTGGAGGATGATGATTACATAGCTGAACACACAGTTGGGCGGACTGGACATATTTAGTTTTGTTTGAGGAAAATGTTAATACATTGAAAACGCAATAGCAGGGATTTCTTTAAAATGGACATAGCAAAGGAATAAGTCAATTGTAATTTTTAATAATACTTTATCACATTCAAGGCTCAGGTTAGGAGAGAGGCATCAGTAAGAATGTTCTCAGGCCGTTTCAgactatccctgcacattgaccctGACGACTAGTCAAAACACAGACTCCCAACAACCAACTCACACAAAAACAAACCATCCATCTCTTTGTGATCATTTCTCCATTGCATGTGTTATTCGCCTGGGGTTTCAGAGGGAAAAATAACCACATGTCTCCAAGGCAAAGGAGGGAGGAGGCCACAGTGGTGTTAGGTAGGTTGAGACGTCAGCACACGCCTGTGTACTCCTCACGCCGGCCCTCGGCCATCCTGGCAGCCAGCCTAAGACCTCAGTGGTGGCTGCTGGTGTACACTCTGTTCCTCAGGACCACCACCGGGGGTAGGTGGTGCCGGACACCGGTGTGGTGCTGCACGTGGTCAAACCACCGCGTCAGATTCATGTGCTTCTCCTTCTCCTGGATGGCCAGGTCCacctgggagagagggggagacattcCTTGTTTCCACTGATGCTCCAAACTACACTGTACAAATCTGCCATTGTTTCATTTAAATGGGTGGTCCCGTCTGTGCTCTTTAAAAAGGTCCTTTATATGAAAGAGTGTTTGTTACAGGTGTGTAGCTTTCAAAATTAGAATACCTTTTAGCAAGGGCAAATTAAACACTGTTAGCAGAGATGGAGATCTGCACACTGTCCAAAAAGTGGACCAATACACTTCTGGGAAAGTGTTCGGGTCGCCATCTCTCCTAACAGTATTTCCATTTGCCATTGCTAAAAGGTTGAGAATGACGCTACTGTGACACTACAAGGCAGCAAGGAAAGAAAATGTCTAGCAATGTTTTGAACCACCATTATTTTGCAAATGCAtattgctggctagctagctaatacccAAACTAACGCAGCAACTCTGCTTGTTACTAACTCACATCTCTTTCCCCAAAAAACAAGTCATTGTTTAGCTGAACACAATAATAATGCCTTACTAAAGTGAACCTATTAGACCATCCTATTTCAGGTTCATTGTGAGGCTGCCCAAACCTGGTCTTAGCTAGCTATACCGTCCCTGAAACAGAGTCTAGAATCATACCAGTTGGATTCAGTCGCTACGATAGCCCTACCATGACTGTACATCTAACAAATACAATGAGGACCTAGACTGCTGAGTGACCTCTGTCCTGAGGTTAACCGCCATGATAAAAACTAAACTGACTCCCTTGTGTCTGGTGGCAAGGATCCATCTCTGCCACCACCGCTGACATTTCTCAACATGTGATCCCGTCTCTCTCCGTCAGCCTCCGGGGCCGACAAACTTCTTCCTTGGCCTGAACTATAGACATCACTTTGGGCCtctttttattttttggggggcttGTGTCAAGTTCTCTGTCCCATGCCCTTTAACCGTATGACTCTTAATTGTGAGCTCCGTTTGACAAAACGCCTTTTAACTTCAACTCTGAAGTCGGCTCTGTTTGGTTATTGGACGCTTACGACTTACGACTTACGATGATGTGATGGATTCCGTAGTACATGAGTGTGTCGGCGAGGGTGAACTCATTTCCTGCCAGGTAAACCTTGTCTTCTAGATAGCTGTTGAGGTCCTGcatgagaaaataaataaaataaacatttcatCATTAAGTTCATCAGAATtgcttgattaaaaaaaaaaaagaaaaaaaaagaatttCACAGATCCTCAATAGAGACAAACACCTATAAACATCTTGAACACTGCAGGTCACATAATTACTACAATGTAACTCATGACATTAACTTAGTATTTCTTTATCATAATCACCTAATTAGACATTAGATTCAATAAAAGGTAACCAACAAAGTTCATCAACCACATAACATGTATTTGAACAGTAAAAGCAGGAGTGAGAACGTCCCGACACGTCTCAATAACAATACTTTCCCAGCGTGATAGGTGTGATAATGACTTATACACAGTAAAAGACAAAATATCCAAATACACTTCTTCAATAGTCAAGAGAGTTGAAATACAAGACGAAAGCTGTGGCCGGTGGAGCCAACTCAGGCCTGAGATTTATTGAACCTATATATCTGGGACGTACGGGTGGAGAGCTCGGTATCTGTACGTGAACAATGCACAACCCGAGGGGGAATATCAGCCTGCCGTGGCATGCCATCCCCACAACTCTGGCCACTCCGGCTAGCGCAGGTGCCTTACAAGTGGCTCACTCCTTTCCCAACTTACACGGGCGCCTGCAAATCTAATGAACCTTCCCCAAACCCAGGCTGTGGATGGGCTGAGCaaggaggctgtgtgtgtgtggttatgcaGGTCCCAAGGGATGGGACCATCTTTAGCACTTACACTGCACATACAGCGTCTTGAGGGCTAATGGAGTTATTGTGCAGTGTGTGCTGCCAAGCAAGGCATGAAGACAGACTCCTCCGCCACAATCAGATCCCTGCCTTCCCTAAAGCTGGAGGCGCAGGCGGACAAGAGACTACCCCCCACCCCCATCTCCACCATCACCCCCACATGGACATCAGAACCTGGGCTCTGCTCCTCCACCCTAACCACATTCTGCCCGAGAGTTCTGATATCGCTGCAGTCACTGGGGCCACTAGACCTCCCTGCTGCTGAAAGGCTGTGGGTTATAGCACCATGACCATATCTGCCATAGTGATGAAAGGGAAAACAGTCCCAATGGTAGAAACAAACAGCATCATGTTTTCACCTAGAGTAATATTCcttagttttttgttgttgcaagcTATCCACACTGTCAGTCTGGCCAACTTTACATAAAGTTGTTTTTTTATAGGACGATAGGAGTTTAGTCTAATTCGTGTTCTTTTTTTGCCATACAAAATCAGGCACCATAGTATCGCCATACCGGCACCGTGGTATCGCCAGGCACCGTAGTAACGCCAGGCACCGTAGTATCGCCAGGCACCGTAGTAATGCAATAGCGGCACCGTAGTATCGCCAGGCACCGTAGTAACGCCAGGCACCGTAGTATCGCCAGGCACCGTAGTAATGCAATACCGGCACCGTGGTATCGCCAGGCACCGTAGTAATGCAATACCGGCACCGCAGTATCGCCAGGCACCGTAGTATCGCCATACCGGCACCGTGGTATCGCCAGGCACCGTAGTAATGCAATACCGGCACCGTAGTATCGCCAGGCACCGTAGTAACGCAATACCGGCACCGTGGTATCGCCAGGCACCGTAGTAACGCAATACCGGCACCGTAGTATCGCCAGGCACCGTAGTAATGCAATACCGGCACCGTGGTATCGCCAGGCACCGTAGTAATGCAATACCGGCACCGTGGTATCGCCAGGCACCGTAGTAATGCAATACCGGCACCGTAGTATCGCCAGGCACCGTAGTAACGCCAGGCACCGTAGTATCGCCATACCTGCACTGTAGTATCGCCAGGCACCGTAGTAACGCCAGGCACCGTAGTATCGCCAGGCACCGTAGTATCGCCATACCGGCACCGTAGTATCACAATACCGTACCGTAGTATCAGAGTAACTATTGAAATCAGATCTAACATTATGCATCATCAGATAAACTACAACGTGTGACACACACGCAGGAAGATTTAAAAGTGGCGAGAGGCGCCTGTCCAGCCAATCGATGGCTTCATATCTCTTTCACGCTGTCGACAGCCACAGCGGCCCCCATTAAAGACTTTTACTGTTGTACACTGCTTTGCCTGTCTCGGCCATGTCACTGAAGGGCCATACATCAGTCTTGATTCATGTCGCCTCGCATTAATGAGCCACACACACTGTCAGTCTGGCCCCTGCTGGCAGAACATTGGAGAGTTTTGCTcaggggtgtcacgccctggccttagtattatttgttttctttattattttagttaggtcagggtgtgacatggggtatgtgtgtgttttgggtgattatatggtatagggggtgttggttgtagtgtatgggtttgtgttgagtgtatgtgtctaggtatgtctatggttgagtgtaggtgtttaggaaagtctatggttgcctgatttggttctcaatcagagacagctggttattgttgtctctgattgggagccatatttaaggtagccataggctttaggtgtttgtgggtaattgtctatgttgaacgtttgtagcctgtgtgtgtgcactacgtttatagcttcacggtcgtttgttgttttgtatagtttgtataagtgtttcgtttcgtgttcatcttcgtggttctaataaaagaagatgtattcatatcccgctgcgccttggtccgtctctcctccacacgatcgtgacaagggGCTTCTCCAAGGTCCTGTTAGACCCTCTCCGTACACAGCTCACCAAGCCCCTCTATCCCACAAGGGTAGAAGGGACTTCTCATGAAAAACAGTGGGTAGTGGTACACATTTTCATTTGACAAGAGACTACAATAAAACTGACTAACTTGCAAGAGGAAGATATTTAAAATGTTTTGACTTTCTAATACTGAAGAATCTTCACTATTGTTTCTGggtctctaccttcagtatggtCTTGATATTGTCTTTGTGGCATCCATCCACTTTGGTGAGCCTGTACTCCAGCCACTGCTGCACTACAGCCTTGTGTTCTGCTGACCCACCCAGTAACTCGGGCCGTTTGGCCTCTTGGACCAGGTGAGTGGCGATGGTCACCAAGCCGACCAGAGCTGGGCCATTATTACTGTGGAGCACGGGTACCTGGGTGGGAGAGAAAAAGAATGTGTgcattacacatttaaaaaaaatgtatacctttatttaactaggcaagtcagttaagaacaaattcgtatttacaatgatggcctaccaaaaggcctcctgcggggacgggggattAAAAATgtaataggacaaaacacacatcacgacaagcgaGACACCacgacactacataaagagagacctaatacaataacataacatggtagcaacacaacaaaacaacaaaacatgacagcagcacaaaacattgtacaaacattattgggcacactAAGAGCCTGATAGGAATTATGGACACATGAAATAAAACGACAACCCTGTAACTAGTTGTCAACATCCTGTTAGAGACACTATTTAAGCGCTAGTTGCATACTTGCTCAAGTCATTTGTATAGCTGGCTAGCTTCCTAAACAACAACACACGCACTGTCACTACCCCATGTGGTACAGTATGTCTGTTTGTTTCTAGCATTGCAATGAAGGCTGTTGAGGCAGAACTAGTACTGCACACTCACTGAAATTAGCTATAGTAcgtgtagtagtagcagcaagATATGTTGACAATCCAATATGCAATTCACATGGCAAATTCATTCAATGTTAGCTTAACGTTAACTGGCTAATGACAACACATTTTTATCTGAAACAATGATTATTACACATTTATTACACATCTTTGTTCCTAAGTGACCTGCCTTCGCTAAAAATAGAAGATAAAAGAGTTGCTAAAGTTACGGACATtatcttgttagctagctaacgttagcttttcTAAGGACAGTAGAGTAGCATGTGCTCGCTACTCTTTTTAACCTACTGTTCATGTGGTAAGGTCTATAATACTTGGCACATATAGATAACTGTGACCGCAACCATTAGATGGCAAATTCACCTTCTTGTCTCCCTGAGTACTGTATTTGTTAGGCTTTTTCAATCCTAAAGATTTTTCCAGCGATGACAGCTCTCTCAACGCCATCATTGCGATATGTCTGCTGGGCAATGGGATGGCAACACGATTGGTCGAGATTAGTCATTGCCGCCCACTAGACTCAAATGGACAACATATTCAGCCAATGGTGACATGAAAAGTGGTTTTTATTTCGTTTCATTACATTGTCTTTTTAGCCCTGCTAGCTTTTAGGTTACATTGCATCAGATCAGATCAATAACTTTAATGACCAGATGAAACAATTATACTATAAAATAGTATAGGACTAATTTCTCCCTGAATATTTTGTTACAGAATATTTTAAAACATATTTAAAACACACTTACATTTTCATTGTAGGCTACACATACATTATCAAATTGAGAATGtttaattgtttaattcaaatatCTAAAATTATATGTTTCttgattaataaaaaataatatttcaGGAGAATAAAATAGCAAAAAAAAGAGAACCCACTGAGGCACATTAAAGAGAAGTTTTGATTGTTGGAAGGATAGCCCGTGTTCACAAATCATACGGTATTTGGTTAATAATATAAGGTATACTGTTAACTGAGGAGTTTTAATGAATTAAAAGTGTATTTTGTAATGGATGTGCATGTTATCCTACAGAAAATACTTGTCTCATTTTAATTCACCAAGCCTGATCAATGATCCTTTTCATGCCAACCCAAGCCAGCACGGCATAGATATTTTCTTTACACATGGCACTATACAGCATGTCTTGGCTCCATCTTATAATCAAATtgtaatcaatcaaatgtattttataaagccctttttacatcagcagttgtctcaaagtgctttacagacaCCAAGCCTAAAACCCTAAAGAGCAAGCCATGCAGACGTAGAAGCACAGGCAGACGGGGCAGAGGGCGGAGACTTCTGATGTCATAGAACCAATGTGTCAACAATATTCTTATTATGTCATGATAATATTATAGGCTAAAGGGGTGCCTCGATTTGTTATGGGAGTGCTCTGCACTTTCGGCCACTCCCCTAAATCAAAAGTTTCCTACAGCTGAATCTATAATTCTGTCACGTTCtcaccttagttccttttttatgtctttgtgttaggttggtcagggcgtgagttggggtgggtagtttgtctctgattgagaatcatacttaggtagcctgttttccccattttggttgtgggtgtttattttctgttttagtgtctgttcaccttgcagaactgtttcgttttctcctcgttgttattttgtgtagtgttcagttttctaTTAAATTATGTCgaaaacttaccacgctgcattttggtcctcttctccttcggcagacgagaatcgttacaaaTTCAAACCCATCCTACAGCTGAATCTGTAATTGAAACCCTTCCTACAGCTGAATCTGTATTTCAAACCCGTCCTACAGCTGAATCTGTAATTCAAACACATCCTACAGCTGAATCTGTAATTCAAACCCATCCTACAGCTGAATCTACCATTCAAACCCTTTCTACAGCTGAATCTACCATTCAAACCCTTTCTACAGCTGAATCTACCATTCAAACCCTTCCTACAGCTGAATCTACCAAAACATGGGAAATATACAGGGGCCAACATTTTATAGTAACATGCTTGTTTCCTCAATGCGTTGTATGAGATTTGTGTAAAATTAAATCAAAATGACAGTGAAGGTCTAGTTTCCCTAAGTCCTGCAGCAAGTTTGCCCCCATGTCTCCTGGCATGTCTGTCTCACAGTGTCTCCTTGCTCTGCCGTTGTGTGTCATGTCTGTTTCGATTTGTTCGGTCCCCTTATGACTCGTCCATAATGAAATGTCGGATGTCAATCAAACTCTGCTTATTAACTCTATGAGGGCCAGGTGTGTGTATGACATTATAGGAAGTGACTGTTGCGCTGAGGTGTCGCATGCTACAACTTCCCGTCAGTCACCTCCCTGGTTGTCACACGTATCTGAATATCCAGGTTGAGGTAACGTGGAGGGCAGTTACTCTAAACAGGAAAAAAGAATAAGCTACAGCCTGTGGTAGAACTCTACCATATCCCCACACGGCACGTTATGCATCACAATAACATGAAATCGAATTGATCAGATAGTACACTGATGAACCCCTTTAAGCCTTCCCCAGGTCGtttctgtaaatgagaatgtgttctgatTCAATTTATCAGGTTACAgcaaaataaaggttgaataaaaacaATATTCCAATATAAATAAACCCAATATGCAGTGTCACGTAAAACGTCAGGGCTATAATATTGAGTCTCATTCTTCATCTAGTTGTAGCAGAATCATTCGGGGGCCTCTTTGTGATTGGTTCTAGTGCAAATAGGGCCTTGGATGGACCATTCTTGTTGATGTTTATTACGTTGTACACATCCTCACCGTATCCTGTCCCCATCACTACATGTGCACTTCATCTGCTATTGCAAACGTTCTTTTTAGAACTAATTTGGAGAAAAAAGCTGTCCCAGGATGCAAATTAGTTATACATGATTAGATGCCACAGAACAAGGTATGatataaaaaaagaaaacatgTTTTGTGCATTTGTTTGTGCATTGCAGAATGTCGTACACTTTTATCCCAGTAAGGATTTCCTAAATGCATGCCTGCAGCGTTAAAGTGCACCTCCTTCACCCAAATGCCTTGGAGCTGCCACATCCTGTATGTAAACAGATGTGTTGAGGACAACGATCTCCAGTTGCCGGGAATGATCCATAGCCCATGGGAGTATTTCTCATGCCGATTGTGATACATAATCCCGGGTCACATTAGTAAGAGAATACACTGTGGGGTCACCCATACAGCCGTGGGGCTTCCAGGGGCTTCCGCATACCTCAATCGTGATATCTCTTCGCCCATTACACTGATTTGTCTGGCTTGGATGTAGGGCCTATGCAGAGCTGTCTCCCCCGCTACTTCTCATGACCTGTAAGGTTATTGTCTGGATATTTAAATCTACAGATGCACAAGATGAAGGGGGATAGTTCGTGAGCAGAGACATGCATGTTGTCAGCACGGATTGTTGAAATTGCGTATTGGCTCCGATTGCCGGGCTGGAACGAACATGGGCCCAGACACG
This region of Salvelinus alpinus chromosome 8, SLU_Salpinus.1, whole genome shotgun sequence genomic DNA includes:
- the LOC139583329 gene encoding eukaryotic translation elongation factor 1 epsilon-1-like isoform X1, whose product is MMALRELSSLEKSLGLKKPNKYSTQGDKKVPVLHSNNGPALVGLVTIATHLVQEAKRPELLGGSAEHKAVVQQWLEYRLTKVDGCHKDNIKTILKDLNSYLEDKVYLAGNEFTLADTLMYYGIHHIIVDLAIQEKEKHMNLTRWFDHVQHHTGVRHHLPPVVVLRNRVYTSSHH
- the LOC139583329 gene encoding eukaryotic translation elongation factor 1 epsilon-1-like isoform X2, yielding MMALRELSSLEKSLGLKKPNKYSTQGDKKVPVLHSNNGPALVGLVTIATHLVQEAKRPELLGGSAEHKAVVQQWLEYRLTKVDGCHKDNIKTILKDLNSYLEDKVYLAGNEFTLADTLMYYGIHHIIVSRGPGHPGEGEAHESDAVV